In the Alkaliphilus flagellatus genome, one interval contains:
- a CDS encoding metalloprotease family protein: MYIIPGFLVSITTFPGVIVHELAHQLFCRITRVAVLDVCYFSLKNPAGYVTHEIPTEPIKQLLIGIGPFLINTILGALIALPGAIPVIRFGDGHTVDYFFIWLGISIAMHAFPSIQDAKNIWNGIKKEETPIWIRILATPIVGLIYLCTIASVLWFDVIYGMFVAMLIPNIIINLLA; the protein is encoded by the coding sequence ATGTATATAATACCAGGTTTTTTGGTTTCTATAACAACCTTTCCAGGTGTAATTGTTCACGAACTTGCACATCAGTTATTTTGTAGAATTACAAGGGTTGCAGTATTAGATGTTTGTTATTTTAGCCTAAAAAATCCAGCTGGATATGTAACACATGAGATTCCTACAGAGCCTATTAAACAGTTATTAATAGGAATAGGACCATTTTTAATTAATACTATCCTAGGTGCTTTGATAGCTCTTCCAGGAGCTATACCAGTAATTAGGTTTGGTGATGGTCATACAGTAGATTACTTTTTTATATGGCTAGGTATTTCTATAGCAATGCATGCTTTTCCTAGTATTCAAGATGCTAAAAATATTTGGAATGGAATTAAAAAAGAAGAAACACCAATATGGATTAGAATATTAGCTACACCTATTGTTGGACTTATTTATCTATGCACTATTGCATCTGTATTATGGTTTGATGTTATTTATGGTATGTTTGTAGCTATGTTAATTCCAAATATTATTATAAACCTATTGGCTTAG
- a CDS encoding GIY-YIG nuclease family protein has protein sequence MNYVYILECADKSLYTGWTNNLEKRVKTHGDGNGGKYTRARLPVKLVYFEEYDDKVSAQKREYEIKQMRRKEKLKLIESAIVE, from the coding sequence ATGAACTACGTATACATATTAGAATGTGCTGATAAGAGCCTATACACTGGATGGACTAATAATTTAGAGAAGAGAGTTAAAACCCATGGAGATGGGAATGGTGGGAAATATACAAGGGCTAGACTTCCTGTAAAGCTTGTATATTTTGAAGAGTATGATGATAAAGTATCTGCCCAGAAGAGGGAATATGAAATAAAGCAGATGAGAAGAAAGGAAAAATTAAAATTAATTGAAAGCGCCATTGTCGAATAA
- a CDS encoding DUF3794 and LysM peptidoglycan-binding domain-containing protein has product MSVELIRDLFKLDQVVGENIAQTIVEGDILVPDTKPDITRVLSANGKVQLTKQEIMDNKIAVEGTTYFKILYVSEKGEQPLYSIDSSTEFKQSIEIEGINSKMKSEVVAEVEHVDFNINNDRKIGVKAVINLTGKGIEEKTMEITKDLAGLEDIQVLKETFQYTDIVGVNKSETLVKDNFEIDEDEYEIKEVLKWDATVLERETKITDGKVIVGGIVNIDLLYVDEDDENPLKIIKREIPFTHFVEITDAFSDMKYKLKLSVDELYYDIKENIRGERKIVEIEGVIKVEAKVMDTQSREILVDTYSPSKVLKINKKQIELNENIGMNRAHVLLRETLDIPHGHPPINEVFSVNVKPILTDYSLVVDKTMIEGILEATIMYKAMEGIQPLYSFIQEVPFKHYVDLEGLQEDMEAEVELFIEETNYNVINGEQVELKINVGATCEAYCKKVIDVIANIDELEEDVNITSRPSLTIYFMQPEDTLWKVAKRYHTTVQRIMETNQIENPVAVKAGDHIIIEKVHNFKL; this is encoded by the coding sequence ATGTCTGTTGAACTAATAAGAGACTTGTTTAAATTGGATCAAGTAGTAGGTGAAAATATTGCTCAGACAATTGTAGAAGGAGATATTCTAGTACCTGATACAAAGCCTGACATTACAAGAGTTTTATCTGCCAATGGTAAAGTACAATTAACTAAGCAAGAGATAATGGATAACAAAATTGCTGTAGAAGGGACTACATATTTTAAGATTTTATATGTTTCTGAAAAAGGAGAACAACCTCTTTACAGCATAGATAGTAGCACAGAATTTAAGCAAAGTATTGAAATTGAAGGTATTAATTCTAAAATGAAGAGTGAAGTAGTAGCAGAAGTTGAACACGTTGACTTTAATATAAACAACGATAGGAAAATTGGGGTAAAGGCTGTAATTAACTTAACTGGTAAAGGTATTGAAGAAAAGACTATGGAAATTACTAAGGATCTTGCAGGCCTAGAGGATATTCAAGTGTTGAAGGAAACATTTCAATACACTGATATTGTAGGAGTCAACAAATCAGAAACATTAGTAAAAGATAATTTCGAAATAGATGAAGATGAATATGAGATTAAAGAAGTTTTAAAATGGGATGCTACAGTACTAGAGAGGGAAACTAAAATTACCGATGGAAAAGTAATTGTAGGTGGTATAGTAAATATCGATTTATTATATGTTGATGAAGATGATGAAAATCCATTAAAGATAATTAAAAGAGAGATTCCATTTACTCACTTTGTAGAAATTACGGATGCTTTTAGTGATATGAAATATAAATTAAAACTTTCTGTTGACGAACTTTACTATGATATTAAAGAGAATATTCGTGGTGAGAGAAAGATAGTAGAAATTGAAGGGGTAATTAAAGTAGAGGCCAAGGTTATGGACACTCAAAGTAGGGAGATATTGGTTGATACATATTCACCAAGTAAAGTGCTTAAAATCAACAAAAAGCAGATTGAATTAAACGAAAATATTGGTATGAATAGAGCACATGTACTTTTGAGAGAAACTTTAGATATACCTCATGGCCATCCTCCTATTAATGAAGTATTTTCTGTTAATGTTAAACCAATTTTAACAGACTATAGTCTTGTAGTAGATAAAACTATGATAGAGGGAATATTAGAAGCTACAATTATGTATAAGGCAATGGAAGGAATACAACCTTTATATAGCTTTATTCAAGAAGTTCCATTTAAACATTATGTTGATCTTGAAGGTCTACAAGAAGATATGGAAGCTGAAGTTGAATTATTTATAGAAGAAACAAACTATAATGTTATAAATGGAGAACAGGTTGAGCTGAAGATAAATGTAGGAGCTACCTGTGAAGCATATTGTAAAAAAGTTATAGATGTAATTGCAAATATTGATGAATTAGAAGAAGATGTTAATATAACATCAAGACCGAGTTTAACTATATATTTTATGCAACCTGAGGACACTCTGTGGAAGGTTGCTAAAAGATATCATACAACTGTACAAAGGATTATGGAAACAAATCAAATTGAGAATCCAGTAGCTGTTAAAGCTGGAGATCATATTATTATTGAAAAAGTTCACAACTTTAAGCTATAG
- a CDS encoding tetratricopeptide repeat protein, translating to MSEEVMEQDYVDDGVCKNCNSPHVEEGYNLALCRECREEFVRRPIPLWVKGFIIILIFTFIAGIMRFPQTLISGIAYERGKKAETAHKYKTAMEEYEKALEQYPDSTLILAKLAVTYYHNNKIEEAINTIDIIGGRDLDEQDLVEEVNEIMDKISRNFYPSEELVNVLDQYDLGTQEFFNELENWVNKNPEDVFAIYYLANVYYDQGRYDESEEYMNKILSIDPTFYDGYLFLSALYRERGEFDRGIEYCNKVLEHNIENPRAYVGLSRIELKRYEDKAALDFAKKAYEISPQEPYFISNLALAYHYNNMEEERNKTMDLLRNQQNQYSNREIKWLEDVISGLIKLR from the coding sequence ATGTCGGAAGAAGTAATGGAGCAGGATTATGTCGATGATGGAGTATGTAAAAACTGCAATAGTCCTCATGTTGAAGAGGGATATAATCTAGCACTATGTAGAGAGTGTAGAGAAGAATTTGTTAGGAGACCCATACCTCTATGGGTTAAGGGATTTATTATAATATTAATATTTACGTTTATTGCTGGTATAATGAGATTTCCTCAAACATTAATCAGTGGTATTGCCTATGAAAGAGGGAAAAAGGCAGAAACAGCCCACAAATATAAAACAGCTATGGAGGAGTATGAAAAGGCATTAGAACAGTATCCAGACTCCACATTAATATTAGCTAAACTGGCGGTTACCTACTATCATAATAATAAAATTGAAGAAGCCATTAATACTATTGATATAATTGGTGGTAGAGATCTGGACGAACAGGATTTAGTTGAGGAAGTTAATGAAATTATGGATAAAATATCTAGGAATTTTTATCCAAGCGAGGAGTTAGTGAACGTATTAGATCAATATGATCTAGGAACCCAAGAGTTTTTTAATGAATTAGAAAATTGGGTTAATAAAAATCCAGAGGATGTTTTTGCTATTTATTATTTAGCTAATGTCTATTACGATCAAGGAAGATATGATGAATCAGAAGAGTATATGAATAAAATACTTAGTATTGATCCCACATTTTATGATGGCTATTTATTTCTTTCTGCACTTTATAGGGAAAGAGGCGAGTTCGATCGAGGCATTGAATATTGCAACAAAGTTTTAGAACACAATATTGAAAATCCACGTGCTTATGTTGGATTAAGTAGAATTGAACTTAAAAGATATGAAGATAAAGCAGCATTGGACTTTGCAAAAAAGGCTTATGAGATTAGTCCGCAGGAACCCTATTTTATATCAAATCTTGCCTTAGCATATCATTATAATAATATGGAAGAAGAAAGAAATAAAACAATGGATTTACTTAGAAATCAGCAAAATCAGTACAGTAATAGGGAGATAAAATGGTTAGAAGATGTTATTTCAGGGCTGATCAAATTAAGATAG